In a single window of the Nocardioides massiliensis genome:
- the deoC gene encoding deoxyribose-phosphate aldolase, with amino-acid sequence MTATVNSRLSGELADATSSDAALRRFLHGLPGVDQVGAEARAARLGTRSIKTSAKAFAIDLAIRMVDLTTLEGQDTPGKVRSLASKAMRPDPTDPACPATAAVCVYPDLVGVAKETLGDSGVQVAAVATAFPSGRAARDIKLADTADAVEAGADEIDMVIDRGAFLTGRYLQVFEEIVAVREACARPDGTSAHLKVIFETGELQTYDNVRRASWLAMLAGADFIKTSTGKVQPAATLPVTLVMLEAVRDWHEATGQMVGVKPAGGIRTTKDAIKYLVMVNEIAGDAWLDPAWFRFGASSLLNDLLMQRTKMLTGRYTGPDYVTVD; translated from the coding sequence GTGACCGCAACGGTGAATTCACGGCTCTCCGGGGAGCTCGCGGACGCGACGTCCTCCGATGCGGCGTTGCGGCGCTTCCTGCACGGCCTGCCGGGTGTGGACCAGGTCGGTGCGGAGGCCCGAGCAGCTCGGCTCGGCACCCGCTCCATCAAGACGTCCGCGAAGGCCTTCGCCATCGACCTCGCCATCCGCATGGTCGACCTCACCACGCTCGAGGGTCAGGACACCCCGGGCAAGGTGAGGTCACTGGCCAGCAAGGCGATGCGTCCGGACCCGACCGACCCGGCGTGCCCCGCCACGGCCGCGGTCTGCGTCTATCCCGACCTCGTCGGCGTGGCCAAGGAGACCCTGGGCGACTCCGGCGTGCAGGTGGCCGCGGTCGCCACGGCCTTCCCGTCGGGACGTGCCGCCCGCGACATCAAGCTCGCCGACACCGCCGACGCGGTCGAGGCCGGTGCCGACGAGATCGACATGGTCATCGACCGGGGCGCGTTCCTCACGGGGCGCTACCTGCAGGTCTTCGAGGAGATCGTCGCCGTACGCGAGGCGTGTGCCCGGCCCGACGGCACCAGCGCCCACCTCAAGGTGATCTTCGAGACCGGTGAGCTGCAGACCTACGACAACGTGCGTCGCGCGTCGTGGCTGGCGATGCTCGCCGGTGCCGACTTCATCAAGACCTCGACCGGCAAGGTGCAGCCGGCCGCGACGCTCCCGGTCACGCTGGTGATGCTGGAGGCCGTGCGCGACTGGCACGAGGCGACCGGCCAGATGGTGGGCGTGAAGCCCGCCGGCGGGATCCGCACGACCAAGGACGCGATCAAGTACCTCGTGATGGTCAACGAGATCGCCGGCGACGCCTGGCTCGACCCGGCGTGGTTCCGCTTCGGTGCCTCCAGCCTGCTCAACGACCTCTTGATGCAGCGCACGAAGATGCTCACCGGCCGCTACACCGGCCCCGACTACGTCACGGTGGACTGA
- a CDS encoding phospho-sugar mutase yields the protein MSTLEHATDDADLHARVTAWIGEDPDPATRAELSDLLAAARDGDAAAEADLAARFAGTLQFGTAGLRGALGGGPNRMNRVVVGRAAAGLAAYLDAQGLEGPVVIGYDARHGSEQFALDTAAIVEGAGRDALLLPGPLPTPVLAFAIRHLDAAAGVMVTASHNPPQDNGYKVYLGDGSQIVPPADVEIAAAIAAVGAYPDIPQAEGWTVLGEDVVTAYVDAVVALSPATERSLRVVTTPLHGVGGETLATVLTLAGFSDMHVVASQAAPDPDFPTVAFPNPEEPGAIDAALAVARAVDADLVIANDPDADRCALAVPGPEGDRDAWRMLRGDEVGALLAQHVLDRGDVPPDGILATSIVSSSLLGVIAAAAGVGYAETLTGFKWIGKVAGLAFGYEEALGYCVAPHLVRDKDGISAALLACELADRAKAEGRTLDDLLDDLGRRHGLHATDQLSVRVTDLAEIDTAMQRLRAVPPTQLGGFAVTGVDDLSAGSATLPATEGLRYRLAEGGRVVVRPSGTEPKLKCYLEVVVPVEQEAEDGVAAARIVAAQRLDAIRTDLAQAAGL from the coding sequence GTGAGCACTCTCGAGCACGCCACCGACGATGCCGACCTGCACGCGCGGGTGACCGCCTGGATCGGTGAGGACCCCGATCCGGCCACCCGGGCCGAGCTGAGCGACCTGCTCGCCGCCGCCCGCGACGGTGACGCGGCCGCCGAGGCCGACCTGGCAGCCCGGTTCGCCGGCACGCTGCAGTTCGGTACGGCGGGGCTGCGCGGCGCGCTCGGGGGCGGTCCGAACCGGATGAACCGGGTCGTCGTGGGGCGCGCAGCCGCGGGGCTGGCGGCGTACCTCGACGCGCAGGGACTCGAGGGCCCGGTCGTGATCGGGTACGACGCGCGCCACGGCTCCGAGCAGTTCGCGCTCGACACCGCGGCGATCGTGGAGGGTGCGGGACGCGACGCGCTGCTGCTGCCCGGTCCGCTGCCCACGCCGGTGCTGGCGTTCGCGATCCGCCATCTCGACGCCGCCGCCGGCGTGATGGTCACGGCGTCGCACAATCCGCCGCAGGACAACGGCTACAAGGTCTACCTCGGCGACGGCAGCCAGATCGTGCCGCCGGCGGACGTGGAGATCGCGGCCGCGATCGCCGCGGTCGGGGCCTACCCGGACATCCCGCAAGCCGAGGGCTGGACGGTCCTCGGCGAGGACGTCGTCACGGCGTACGTCGACGCGGTGGTGGCGCTCTCCCCCGCGACCGAGCGCAGCCTGCGCGTCGTCACCACCCCCCTGCACGGCGTGGGCGGGGAGACGCTGGCGACGGTGCTGACGCTCGCCGGCTTCAGCGACATGCACGTGGTGGCGTCCCAGGCCGCACCCGACCCGGACTTCCCGACCGTCGCCTTCCCCAACCCCGAGGAGCCCGGCGCCATCGATGCCGCGCTGGCGGTGGCGCGGGCGGTCGACGCCGACCTGGTCATCGCCAACGACCCGGACGCCGACCGGTGCGCCCTGGCCGTCCCCGGCCCCGAGGGCGACCGGGACGCCTGGCGGATGCTACGGGGCGACGAGGTCGGAGCGTTGCTCGCCCAGCACGTGCTCGACCGGGGCGACGTACCCCCCGACGGGATCCTCGCGACGTCGATCGTGTCGTCGTCGCTGCTGGGCGTGATCGCCGCCGCTGCCGGTGTCGGGTACGCCGAGACGTTGACGGGGTTCAAGTGGATCGGCAAGGTCGCCGGCTTGGCCTTCGGCTACGAGGAGGCGCTGGGTTATTGCGTCGCGCCGCACCTGGTCCGCGACAAGGACGGCATCTCGGCCGCGCTGCTGGCCTGCGAGCTGGCCGATCGCGCCAAGGCCGAGGGGCGCACCCTCGACGACCTGCTCGACGACCTCGGCCGGCGCCACGGCCTGCACGCCACCGACCAGCTCTCGGTGCGCGTCACCGACCTCGCTGAGATCGACACCGCGATGCAGCGCCTTCGCGCCGTTCCGCCCACCCAGCTCGGCGGGTTCGCCGTGACCGGTGTCGACGACCTCAGCGCGGGCAGCGCCACGCTCCCGGCGACCGAGGGTCTGCGCTACCGGCTGGCCGAGGGCGGACGCGTCGTCGTACGCCCGTCGGGGACCGAGCCGAAGCTGAAGTGTTACCTCGAGGTCGTGGTGCCGGTCGAGCAGGAGGCCGAGGACGGCGTCGCTGCGGCCCGCATCGTCGCGGCGCAGCGGCTGGACGCCATCCGTACCGATCTGGCGCAGGCCGCGGGGCTCTGA
- a CDS encoding SRPBCC family protein, with protein sequence MSHHYRFSSTWTTPHPVAEVYDVLHDIRGYVAWWPQIRSIEEIDDRSGYARCRSFLPYSLRLLLRATVEDPDSGVLEVDVDGDLDGWCRWRMEPEGTATRLWFEQEVEARAPLLRRTGRLGRPVLEANHAWMMRGCRRGLERRLSRGPAGSTPR encoded by the coding sequence ATGAGCCACCACTACCGCTTCAGCTCGACCTGGACGACGCCCCACCCGGTCGCGGAGGTCTACGACGTCCTGCACGACATCCGGGGGTACGTCGCGTGGTGGCCGCAGATCCGGTCGATCGAGGAGATCGACGACCGCAGTGGGTACGCGCGGTGCCGGTCGTTCCTGCCCTACTCGTTGCGGCTCCTGCTGCGCGCGACCGTCGAGGACCCGGACTCGGGCGTCCTCGAGGTCGACGTCGACGGCGACCTCGACGGTTGGTGCCGCTGGCGGATGGAGCCCGAGGGCACCGCGACCCGGCTGTGGTTCGAGCAGGAGGTCGAGGCCCGGGCGCCGTTGCTGCGCAGGACGGGGCGGTTGGGTCGGCCGGTGCTGGAGGCGAACCACGCCTGGATGATGCGCGGGTGCAGGAGGGGTCTGGAGCGCAGGCTCAGTCGCGGGCCGGCCGGTAGTACGCCTCGGTGA
- a CDS encoding NAD-dependent epimerase/dehydratase family protein: MKVLVTGAAGSIGRVLVPGLVDRGHEVVGMDLHVAPDGTTCPWYVADCGDPDAVEATLVDASQAGPVEAVVHLAGIPDETSLDDALASHVLTTGTLLDAMVRHGISRMVYASSNHAVGRTPSSEAVDTRTLPRPDTFYGVGKVAAEALLRLYADRHQIDAVALRIGSFLLQPETRRQLGTWLSHDDAVRMVDAALTTPDPGFAVAYGISNNTRAWWDLEAGRALGYEPEDDAEQFADALQAQPASDDDEVEAAYVGGPFVTEAYYRPARD; the protein is encoded by the coding sequence ATGAAGGTCCTCGTCACCGGCGCCGCCGGCAGCATCGGTCGCGTCCTCGTCCCCGGCTTGGTCGACCGCGGTCACGAGGTCGTCGGCATGGACCTGCACGTGGCGCCCGACGGCACGACATGTCCGTGGTACGTCGCCGACTGCGGCGACCCCGACGCCGTGGAGGCGACCCTGGTCGACGCCTCCCAGGCCGGCCCTGTCGAGGCGGTGGTCCACCTCGCCGGGATCCCCGACGAGACGAGCCTCGACGACGCGCTGGCCTCCCACGTGCTGACCACCGGCACGCTGCTCGATGCGATGGTCCGTCACGGCATCTCGCGGATGGTCTACGCCAGCAGCAACCACGCCGTCGGGCGTACCCCCTCCAGCGAGGCCGTCGACACCCGGACCCTGCCGCGGCCCGACACCTTCTACGGCGTCGGGAAGGTCGCGGCCGAAGCACTGCTGCGGTTGTACGCCGACCGGCACCAGATCGACGCCGTGGCGCTGCGCATCGGCAGCTTCCTGCTGCAGCCGGAGACCCGCCGCCAGCTCGGGACCTGGCTGTCGCACGACGACGCCGTCCGCATGGTCGACGCCGCCCTCACGACGCCGGACCCCGGCTTCGCCGTCGCCTACGGGATCTCCAACAACACCCGCGCGTGGTGGGACCTCGAGGCCGGCCGCGCGCTGGGCTACGAGCCGGAGGACGACGCCGAGCAGTTCGCCGACGCGCTGCAGGCGCAGCCCGCGTCGGACGACGACGAGGTGGAGGCGGCGTACGTCGGCGGTCCGTTCGTCACCGAGGCGTACTACCGGCCGGCCCGCGACTGA
- a CDS encoding purine-nucleoside phosphorylase yields MTAYDLSDPATNPDEAAQAAAEKLAELTGADRHDAALVMGSGWLPAVDGIGETLAEIPVTDLPGFAAPAVEGHAGTVRSVRAGDKRVLVFLGRTHFYEGRGVRPIVHGVRTSAAAGCSTMVLTNGAGGLQEHWSPGTPVLISDHINLTATSSLEGPNFVDLTDLYSKRLRELCRTADPELEEGVYVQFPGPHYETPAEIGMVRAIGGDLVGMSTALEAIAARAAGMEVLGISLVTNLAAGITGEPLNHEEVLEAGRAAATRMGGLLGAIVPQL; encoded by the coding sequence GTGACGGCCTACGACCTCTCCGACCCCGCGACGAACCCCGACGAGGCTGCGCAGGCGGCCGCCGAGAAGCTCGCGGAGCTGACCGGCGCAGACCGGCACGACGCCGCCCTGGTGATGGGGTCGGGGTGGCTGCCCGCGGTCGACGGCATCGGCGAGACGCTCGCGGAGATCCCGGTGACCGACCTGCCGGGGTTCGCGGCCCCGGCCGTCGAGGGGCACGCCGGCACCGTCCGCTCGGTGCGCGCCGGCGACAAGCGGGTGCTGGTCTTCCTGGGACGCACCCACTTCTACGAGGGCCGCGGCGTCCGACCGATCGTTCACGGCGTGCGCACGAGCGCCGCTGCCGGATGCTCCACGATGGTGCTCACCAACGGCGCCGGCGGCCTCCAGGAGCATTGGTCGCCTGGCACGCCGGTGCTCATCTCCGACCACATCAACCTCACCGCCACCTCGTCGCTCGAGGGCCCGAACTTCGTCGACCTCACGGACCTCTACTCCAAGCGCCTGCGCGAGCTCTGTCGCACAGCGGACCCGGAGCTGGAGGAGGGCGTCTACGTCCAGTTCCCCGGCCCCCACTACGAGACACCGGCCGAGATCGGCATGGTCCGCGCCATCGGGGGTGACCTGGTGGGGATGTCGACCGCCCTGGAGGCGATCGCCGCCCGCGCTGCGGGTATGGAGGTGCTCGGCATCTCGCTGGTCACCAACCTCGCCGCCGGCATCACCGGCGAGCCGCTCAACCACGAGGAGGTCCTCGAGGCCGGGCGTGCTGCGGCCACCCGCATGGGCGGCCTGCTCGGCGCGATCGTCCCCCAGCTCTAG
- a CDS encoding IS1380 family transposase has translation MKLSHTLRSTSAVFDDPNLVSAAGLVPALALAESAGLRDLADEHLSVPTDKGANAGLKVTSLVGGMVAGADSIDDMALLRHGGMGRLFTRAYAPSTLGSFLRAFTFGHVRQLDAIASRFLIALGGLTGLLGASADPAASDTDTDLEVDRGYALVDVDDTIIEVHGYAKQGAGFGYSGVRGLNALLATLTVPGGAPVVVAQRLRKGSTGSPRGAKRLVGDAVRTARRLLGKNRPILVRMDSAFYGRRPVHAAIAGGAAVSVTVRMDKRIKAAIEAIADDAWTTIEYTDAIFDEPSGRWISRAEVAEIDFTAFAAQKKSDHVPGRLVVRRIPDFNAEKNKAAGQDTLFDTWRFHAFFTTTDADVLDTVAADKMHRHHAVIEQVHADLKGAALAHLPSGVFTANAAWLVLAVIAFNLTRAAANLTDRELAKATTATLRRKLIIVPARVATSARRITLHLPHAWPWESAWTALFDRVNDPPPSLAA, from the coding sequence GTGAAACTCTCTCACACGCTTCGATCGACGTCGGCGGTCTTCGATGACCCGAATCTCGTGTCGGCCGCAGGCCTGGTGCCGGCGCTCGCGTTGGCCGAGTCCGCCGGCCTGCGTGACCTGGCAGATGAGCACCTGAGCGTCCCGACGGACAAAGGCGCGAACGCTGGGTTGAAGGTCACCTCGCTGGTCGGCGGGATGGTCGCCGGCGCGGACAGCATCGATGACATGGCGCTGCTGCGTCACGGCGGAATGGGGCGGCTGTTCACCCGGGCGTATGCGCCCTCGACGTTGGGTTCGTTCCTTCGGGCGTTCACCTTCGGGCACGTCCGCCAGCTCGACGCGATCGCTTCGCGGTTCCTGATCGCACTGGGCGGCCTCACCGGTTTGCTCGGCGCATCGGCAGACCCCGCAGCCAGCGACACCGACACCGACCTCGAGGTGGATCGCGGGTACGCGTTGGTCGATGTCGACGACACGATCATCGAGGTCCATGGCTATGCCAAGCAGGGCGCAGGGTTCGGCTATTCCGGGGTCCGTGGGCTCAACGCGCTGCTTGCCACCCTCACCGTCCCCGGTGGGGCCCCGGTGGTCGTGGCCCAGCGTCTGCGCAAGGGTTCGACCGGGTCACCACGCGGCGCGAAGCGTCTGGTCGGCGACGCGGTGCGAACCGCCCGACGGCTGCTCGGGAAGAACCGGCCGATCCTGGTGCGGATGGACTCGGCGTTCTACGGTCGCAGACCAGTCCACGCCGCGATCGCTGGTGGGGCAGCGGTGTCGGTGACGGTGCGGATGGACAAACGCATCAAGGCGGCGATCGAAGCGATCGCCGACGATGCGTGGACCACCATCGAATACACCGACGCCATCTTCGACGAGCCGAGTGGCCGCTGGATCTCGCGAGCCGAGGTCGCCGAGATCGACTTCACCGCGTTCGCTGCGCAGAAGAAGTCCGACCACGTCCCGGGCCGGCTCGTAGTCCGTCGCATCCCGGACTTCAACGCCGAGAAGAACAAGGCAGCCGGCCAGGACACCTTGTTCGACACCTGGCGCTTCCACGCCTTCTTCACCACCACCGACGCCGACGTGCTGGACACCGTCGCCGCCGACAAGATGCACCGCCATCACGCGGTCATCGAACAAGTCCATGCTGACCTCAAAGGCGCCGCGCTGGCACACCTGCCGTCGGGGGTGTTCACCGCGAACGCCGCCTGGCTGGTGCTCGCCGTCATCGCGTTCAACCTCACCCGAGCCGCCGCGAACCTGACCGATCGGGAGTTGGCGAAGGCCACCACCGCCACGCTCCGTCGCAAGCTGATCATCGTGCCGGCAAGGGTCGCGACCTCAGCACGCCGGATCACCCTGCACCTGCCCCATGCCTGGCCCTGGGAGAGCGCCTGGACAGCACTGTTCGACCGAGTCAACGACCCGCCGCCAAGCCTCGCAGCCTGA
- a CDS encoding NAD(P)H-quinone dehydrogenase: MTHVVILGGGPGGYESALVAAQLGAEVTVVDSDGIGGSAVVTDCVPSKTLIATAELMTEVEGASELGVKFGSVGGGNAERWVEVDLAEVNARVKTLAIAQSADISRRLERDGVRVVEGRGRLDGPERVVAELHAGGQETLDADAILIATGARPRTLPTAVPDGERILTWEQVYDLQEVPSRLIVVGSGVTGAEFASAYMALGIDVVLVSSRDRVLPSEDADAAEVLEQVLVRRGMTVLSKSRMESVARNGDEVVVKLTDGREIVGSHCLLALGSVPNTADLGLEDAGVYTDDGGFVKVDRVSRTTARGVYAAGDCTGVLMLASVAAMQGRIAMWHFLGDAVAPLDLKKVASNVFTAPEIATVGWSQVAVEAGEIGAEIVMLPLSGNARAKMQGTRDGFVKLLCRPGTGIVVGGVVVGPRASELIHPVSIAVAESLTADQLAQAFTVYPSMSGSIAEAARRLHRVAD; encoded by the coding sequence GTGACTCATGTGGTGATCCTCGGTGGCGGTCCTGGTGGCTACGAGTCGGCGCTGGTCGCCGCGCAGCTGGGCGCCGAGGTGACCGTGGTCGACTCCGACGGCATCGGTGGGTCCGCCGTGGTGACCGACTGCGTGCCGAGCAAGACCCTGATCGCCACCGCCGAGCTGATGACCGAGGTCGAGGGCGCCTCCGAGCTCGGGGTGAAGTTCGGCTCGGTCGGGGGCGGCAACGCCGAGCGCTGGGTGGAGGTCGACCTCGCCGAGGTCAACGCGCGGGTCAAGACGCTGGCGATCGCGCAGTCCGCCGACATCTCCCGTCGTCTCGAGCGTGACGGGGTGCGCGTGGTCGAGGGCCGCGGCCGGCTGGACGGACCCGAGCGGGTCGTCGCCGAGCTGCACGCGGGCGGACAGGAGACCCTGGACGCCGACGCCATCCTCATCGCCACCGGCGCCCGCCCGCGCACGCTGCCGACCGCGGTGCCCGACGGCGAGCGGATCCTCACCTGGGAGCAGGTCTACGACCTGCAGGAGGTACCGAGTCGGCTGATCGTGGTCGGCTCCGGTGTCACCGGTGCGGAGTTCGCCAGCGCCTACATGGCGCTCGGCATCGACGTGGTCCTGGTCTCCAGCCGCGACCGCGTGCTGCCGAGCGAGGACGCCGACGCGGCCGAGGTCCTCGAGCAGGTGCTGGTGCGTCGCGGCATGACCGTGCTGTCGAAGTCGCGCATGGAGTCGGTGGCCCGCAACGGCGACGAGGTCGTCGTCAAGCTCACCGACGGTCGGGAGATCGTCGGGTCCCACTGCCTGCTCGCGCTGGGCTCCGTGCCCAACACCGCCGACCTGGGCCTGGAGGACGCCGGCGTCTACACCGACGACGGCGGCTTCGTGAAGGTCGACCGGGTCTCCCGGACGACCGCGCGGGGCGTCTACGCCGCCGGTGACTGCACCGGCGTGCTCATGCTCGCTTCGGTCGCCGCGATGCAGGGCCGGATCGCGATGTGGCACTTCCTCGGTGACGCCGTCGCGCCGCTGGACCTGAAGAAGGTCGCCTCCAACGTCTTCACCGCGCCCGAGATCGCGACCGTCGGGTGGAGCCAGGTGGCGGTCGAGGCCGGCGAGATCGGGGCGGAGATCGTCATGCTCCCGCTGTCGGGCAACGCCCGCGCCAAGATGCAGGGCACGCGCGACGGGTTCGTGAAGCTTTTGTGCCGGCCCGGCACGGGCATCGTCGTCGGCGGCGTGGTCGTCGGGCCGCGCGCCAGTGAGCTCATCCACCCGGTGTCGATCGCGGTGGCGGAGTCGTTGACGGCCGACCAGCTCGCGCAGGCGTTCACCGTCTATCCGTCGATGAGCGGCTCCATCGCCGAGGCCGCACGCCGGCTACACCGCGTCGCGGACTGA
- a CDS encoding CAP domain-containing protein, producing the protein MRRAGVCLLVAPALLVGLTAPPSVAKAPAVTVQVASVQTSDGERVVLRGRVRVAVPAATLRVQTPRTGAKGAWRTVRTAQLTPKRRYAVRLARPAKTRKFRIAVVTARGRVAASRVVVVRGRPKVDAVQANVRALVLEHTNTYRAASGLATLAPLPAMHRVATAWSKVMASAGAITHNPEFAQQIPVGWTVAGENVAYGYPPHQVTAAWFASPGHRRNLLGAYTHIGIGYAVDGNGVPYYTQVFATYP; encoded by the coding sequence ATGCGACGCGCCGGGGTGTGCCTGCTGGTCGCTCCGGCGCTTCTCGTGGGTCTCACCGCTCCCCCGAGCGTCGCCAAGGCCCCCGCGGTCACGGTGCAGGTCGCCTCGGTGCAGACCTCCGACGGCGAACGGGTGGTGCTCCGCGGTCGGGTCCGGGTCGCGGTCCCGGCCGCGACGCTCCGGGTCCAGACGCCCCGCACGGGGGCGAAGGGTGCCTGGCGCACGGTCCGCACGGCGCAGCTGACCCCGAAGCGCCGGTACGCCGTGCGTCTGGCGCGGCCGGCGAAGACGAGGAAGTTCCGCATCGCCGTGGTGACGGCGCGCGGGAGGGTCGCCGCGTCACGCGTCGTCGTGGTGCGCGGACGGCCGAAGGTCGACGCGGTGCAGGCGAACGTCCGCGCCCTGGTGCTCGAGCACACCAACACCTACCGCGCCGCCAGCGGGCTGGCGACCTTGGCGCCGCTCCCGGCGATGCACCGGGTCGCGACCGCCTGGAGCAAGGTGATGGCCTCGGCCGGAGCGATCACGCACAACCCCGAGTTCGCCCAGCAGATCCCTGTCGGGTGGACCGTCGCCGGCGAGAACGTCGCCTACGGCTACCCACCCCACCAGGTCACCGCCGCGTGGTTCGCCAGCCCCGGCCACCGTCGGAACCTGCTCGGCGCCTACACCCACATCGGGATCGGGTACGCCGTCGACGGCAACGGGGTGCCGTACTACACGCAGGTCTTCGCGACGTACCCGTAG